In Leptospira licerasiae serovar Varillal str. VAR 010, the sequence CATTTTCAAGCTAAACAACGGTATGAGGATAGAAGAATACACACAAACGGGACTCCGTGATTCCAACGGAAATAAAAAATGGATCCGCATTCTCGGTGTCTTCTTGGTGTTGATCCTTGTTTGGTGGATCTGGCCTTCTAAACACGAGATCTATATGGACGTGGACAAGATGACTCCGGACAAAGTTTCCGGAATGGGTTCCGAAAAAGAATACCATTTCACTCACGGACAGGACTTTTTCATTTATTATAAAAGAGGCGGTTGGTTCTCCCCGGATAAGATCAAACTTACGATCTACAAAGTGGACGAATCTAAGGAAGAGATCAGCGTTCAAGAAAAAGAATTCAAACGCAGATTCGATAAATTCCAGACCTACTATGACGATTCTTTTTTCGACGACGAAGGTTCTTACGAAGCTGAGATCAAAGACGAGAATGGAGAAATTCTCGTAACCAAAAAATTCACCATCGACTAGATGAAGTTTTCAAAATTTATAATATCCTTTCTTTGCTTCTTTACCTTCTTTTGCGAGTCCGCAGAGAGACCTCATGGTTTGCCTGCAGGTGCAAAATACGATAAAAACATGAACGCCTATATTCTGAACGAGCCGGGGCTTGCCAGGATATATTACGATAATGGAAAGTTGTATTTCGAATGCCCTTTAGATGAGAACAAACTATATCACGGGCTATGCAAATCCTATCTCAGATCCGAAGAAGGTATCTCTTCCCAAGGAAAATACGAGCACGGTTCTAAGATCGGAGACTGGGTTTGGTATTTTGCGAACGGCAAACCTTATATCAAACAAAGATTCGGGAGTCAGATCAAGGACGAATTCGCCCAAATTAACGGGGACGAAGGAAACGAAGAAGGTCCGTACGAGAGATACTATCCGGAAGGAGTCCTGGAAGTAAAAGGCAATTATAAGAACGGACAAAAGTCCGATTTCTGGCAGAAATACTTCAAAGACGGAGAATTGGAATATTCTGGGTATTATTCCAAAGGAAAAAAGATCCGCACTTGGTTCTATTATTTCCCGAACAGACAAACTGAGTCTGTCGAAGTTTTCGACGAGAACGGTAATTTCTTATCTAGAACGATCTTTTCCCCGAGTGGAAAAGTTCTCTGCGAAGTTCAGAAAAAAGAATCTCACTGCGGATAATATGGATCCTAGGCATCTCAAACTGGAGAAGTTTGCAGCCTCGGGATTTTTCATAGTCACAGTCTACTTAAGCGTATACCTTACATTGAATCATTATGCGGGAGAGGGTCTTATACTTTCGCTGTTTGTGACCCATCTCGGGATATTTATCGCGTTCAGAAGAGTATTAGATAGATTAAGCTATTCTTTTTTAGCTTTTTCTCACATTGTTCTTTGCTATTGGTTGGGTAAGAACGCCTTAGAGATTTTGTCTACTATCGATGGATGGAAACAGGGATTCTAAGATTCCAAAGTTGATCGTAAGTAGATTGAATAAGAAAAGAATAAATACGATTACCAATACCAGTACCAAAAGTATCATCAAAGCGATCCTGATAAACCTAACCTGTAGATAACTAATACCCAAGGCTAAATTTTGATAGGCGCTTAACTCTGCACTTTTTCCGAATTTGAGATAATTTCTGATATAAAATGCGGAAACGGCAATGACTGCGACTGCGATCAAGATCCCGAAAGGCTCCGAATAATTTTTTTGGAGAACGAATAGAGGAATATACACTAGATTTCCTATCAAGGTTCCTAATGCCACGATCCCTAAAAAGTGCAGAAGGGCTGTAGCAAAAGAATTGTTCCTGCCACTTTCGGATCTGAATTCAGATTCGTC encodes:
- a CDS encoding toxin-antitoxin system YwqK family antitoxin produces the protein MKFSKFIISFLCFFTFFCESAERPHGLPAGAKYDKNMNAYILNEPGLARIYYDNGKLYFECPLDENKLYHGLCKSYLRSEEGISSQGKYEHGSKIGDWVWYFANGKPYIKQRFGSQIKDEFAQINGDEGNEEGPYERYYPEGVLEVKGNYKNGQKSDFWQKYFKDGELEYSGYYSKGKKIRTWFYYFPNRQTESVEVFDENGNFLSRTIFSPSGKVLCEVQKKESHCG